The Porphyrobacter sp. HT-58-2 genome has a window encoding:
- a CDS encoding MFS transporter → MNIGFFGLQFSFGLQQANMGPIYGFLGADEATMPLLWLAGPMTGLIIQPIVGAMSDRTNSRLGRRTPYFLIGAVICTLSLFAMPYSSALWMAASLLWILDAGNNITMEPYRAYVADRLASDQRSTGFLTQSAFTGLAQTLSYLAPSLLTAFVARDVLDANGIPVIVRIAFIIGAILSISTIVWSVWRVPELPLDAEQQAALEARPLTMRGTFAEIGEAIRDMPRPMRQLAGAMLCQWYAMFAYWQYITFAVGRSIYGTSDPASALFREATLTTQQAGALYNFIAFAGALALIPVVRRFGARQTHAVCLAASGAAMLMIPGAATPLALFVLMLGIGIGWAGMMGNTYVMLADCIPPQRNGIYMGIFNLFIVIPMLIQTLTMPLIYRPLLGGDPRHVLMLGGVLMLAGAVATLMVDAGHRRPREQEFVSN, encoded by the coding sequence ATGAACATCGGCTTTTTCGGCCTGCAGTTCAGCTTCGGGCTGCAGCAGGCCAATATGGGGCCGATCTACGGTTTCCTCGGCGCGGACGAGGCGACCATGCCGCTGTTGTGGCTGGCCGGGCCGATGACGGGGCTCATCATCCAGCCGATCGTCGGCGCGATGAGTGACCGCACCAATTCCCGCCTTGGCCGCCGCACGCCCTATTTCCTGATCGGCGCGGTGATCTGCACACTTTCCCTGTTCGCCATGCCCTATTCCAGCGCCCTGTGGATGGCGGCCAGCCTGCTGTGGATCCTCGATGCGGGCAACAACATCACGATGGAGCCCTATCGCGCCTATGTCGCCGACCGGCTCGCATCCGACCAGCGATCGACCGGGTTCCTGACCCAGAGCGCCTTTACCGGCCTTGCCCAGACTCTGTCCTATCTTGCGCCCTCACTCCTCACCGCCTTCGTGGCCCGCGATGTGCTGGATGCGAACGGCATTCCCGTGATTGTGCGCATCGCTTTCATCATTGGTGCGATTCTATCGATTTCGACCATCGTGTGGTCGGTGTGGCGGGTGCCGGAACTGCCGCTCGATGCCGAGCAACAGGCTGCGCTTGAAGCGAGGCCACTGACGATGCGCGGGACCTTTGCCGAAATTGGTGAGGCGATCCGGGACATGCCGCGCCCGATGCGCCAGCTGGCCGGCGCGATGCTGTGCCAGTGGTATGCGATGTTCGCCTACTGGCAGTACATAACCTTTGCCGTGGGGCGCAGCATCTACGGCACCAGCGACCCGGCGAGCGCGCTCTTTCGCGAGGCGACGCTCACCACCCAGCAGGCAGGCGCGCTCTACAACTTCATCGCCTTTGCAGGCGCGCTGGCACTGATCCCTGTCGTCAGGCGCTTCGGCGCGCGCCAGACCCATGCAGTATGCCTTGCCGCATCGGGCGCGGCGATGCTGATGATCCCTGGCGCTGCCACGCCTCTGGCGCTGTTCGTGCTGATGCTGGGGATCGGCATCGGCTGGGCCGGGATGATGGGCAACACCTATGTGATGCTCGCCGACTGCATCCCGCCGCAGCGCAACGGGATCTACATGGGGATCTTCAACCTGTTCATCGTCATCCCGATGCTGATCCAGACGCTGACCATGCCGCTCATCTACCGTCCGCTGCTGGGCGGCGATCCGCGCCATGTGCTGATGCTTGGCGGCGTCTTGATGCTGGCTGGTGCAGTAGCTACCTTGATGGTGGATGCTGGACATCGCAGACCGCGCGAACAGGAATTTGTCTCCAACTAG
- a CDS encoding ROK family protein: MARAMLGAIEAGGTKFVLAVGPSPDRILARHTIPTRTPEATLAEAAEWLAGKGGITSLGIGSFGPVELDRTSPKWGFITNTPKPGWADCDIAGYLGQALGVPVGFDTDVNAAALAEYAAAGGAGGGLAYLTIGTGIGGGIVLDGKPVHGAAHPEIGHIYPRRHQDDVDFAGICPAHGDCLEGLASGPAIIARWGVSLSQLPADHPGHAIIADYIAQACHSLFASVAVETIVIGGGVANTPGLTQRVAERARQLDNGYLPGGVRHRIIAPRLGGDAGITGALMLAETAGRA, translated from the coding sequence ATGGCCCGGGCCATGTTGGGCGCGATCGAGGCAGGCGGCACCAAATTCGTGCTCGCTGTAGGGCCATCGCCCGACCGCATCCTTGCCCGCCACACGATCCCTACCCGCACGCCCGAGGCGACCTTGGCCGAGGCGGCGGAATGGCTGGCGGGGAAGGGCGGGATCACGTCGCTCGGCATCGGGTCTTTCGGCCCGGTGGAACTTGACCGCACCTCGCCCAAGTGGGGCTTCATCACCAACACCCCCAAGCCCGGCTGGGCGGATTGCGACATCGCCGGCTACCTCGGACAGGCGCTGGGCGTTCCGGTAGGGTTCGATACCGACGTGAACGCGGCGGCACTGGCCGAATATGCGGCGGCAGGCGGGGCGGGCGGAGGCCTCGCCTATCTCACCATCGGCACCGGAATCGGTGGAGGCATAGTGCTGGATGGCAAGCCGGTGCATGGCGCTGCCCACCCCGAGATCGGCCATATCTACCCCCGCAGGCATCAGGACGATGTTGATTTTGCAGGCATATGTCCTGCTCACGGCGATTGCCTCGAAGGGTTGGCGAGCGGGCCGGCGATCATCGCGCGCTGGGGTGTGTCGCTCTCGCAATTGCCTGCTGATCATCCCGGTCACGCGATCATCGCCGATTACATCGCGCAGGCCTGCCATAGCTTGTTTGCCAGCGTCGCGGTGGAGACCATCGTGATCGGCGGCGGGGTGGCGAACACACCGGGGCTGACCCAGCGGGTGGCCGAGCGCGCCCGGCAGCTCGACAATGGCTATCTCCCCGGCGGCGTGCGCCACCGCATCATCGCCCCGCGCCTGGGCGGGGATGCCGGGATCACCGGCGCGCTGATGCTGGCCGAGACGGCTGGCAGGGCTTGA
- a CDS encoding glycoside hydrolase family 68 protein, which translates to MSSAWKPEHLRRIETGARLAIPAVTRAERSGLASDRFYWDMWPVQDTAGQRASLAGRALWMALTAPDRGDPALRHFEAKIHWLEHRDGGWVDHGPVLLDMPVPYEREWAGSALLDGDVLTLFFTAAGTAARAGGYQQELWATSAPLGRDGWPQDWSVPAPLVTGYGPHYMPADAQEGEPGRIKAFRDPAYFRDPADGSEYIAFTASLAGSGSAFNGAFGLARKGPSGWVLAPPCLHAEGVNNELERAHLVFHGKHYYAFWSTQTATFADDLRHAPGGLYGMVADSMAGPWRPLNGSGLVLANPADQPQQTYSWYVDASLAVCSFVDVLPDGSFGGVPAPLLQLELDGDVSRVRAFEPENAA; encoded by the coding sequence ATGAGCAGTGCCTGGAAGCCCGAGCACCTGCGCAGGATCGAGACGGGAGCGAGGCTCGCCATTCCTGCGGTGACGCGGGCGGAGCGGTCGGGTCTGGCGTCTGACCGGTTCTATTGGGATATGTGGCCGGTGCAGGACACGGCCGGCCAGCGTGCAAGCCTTGCCGGGCGCGCCTTGTGGATGGCGCTGACTGCGCCTGATCGCGGCGATCCGGCGCTGCGCCATTTCGAGGCGAAGATCCACTGGCTGGAGCACCGGGACGGCGGCTGGGTCGATCACGGCCCGGTGCTGCTCGATATGCCCGTTCCCTATGAACGCGAATGGGCCGGATCCGCGCTGCTGGATGGCGACGTCTTGACACTGTTCTTCACCGCTGCCGGAACTGCGGCGAGGGCGGGGGGCTATCAGCAGGAACTTTGGGCCACCAGCGCGCCGCTTGGCCGTGATGGCTGGCCGCAGGACTGGTCGGTCCCGGCGCCGCTCGTGACCGGCTATGGCCCGCATTACATGCCCGCTGACGCGCAAGAGGGCGAGCCGGGGCGGATCAAGGCCTTCCGCGATCCCGCCTATTTCCGCGATCCCGCCGATGGCAGCGAATACATCGCCTTTACCGCCTCGCTCGCAGGGTCAGGCTCGGCCTTCAATGGTGCCTTCGGATTGGCGCGCAAGGGGCCTTCAGGGTGGGTCTTGGCCCCCCCTTGCCTCCATGCAGAGGGCGTCAACAACGAGTTAGAGCGCGCTCATCTGGTGTTTCACGGGAAACATTACTACGCCTTCTGGTCGACGCAGACCGCGACTTTCGCGGATGATCTGCGCCACGCACCGGGGGGGCTTTACGGGATGGTGGCGGACAGCATGGCCGGGCCGTGGCGGCCGCTCAATGGCAGCGGTCTGGTGCTCGCCAACCCGGCAGATCAGCCCCAGCAGACCTATAGCTGGTATGTCGACGCCTCGCTTGCGGTGTGCAGCTTTGTCGATGTTCTGCCGGACGGCAGTTTCGGCGGCGTGCCTGCGCCCTTGCTCCAGCTGGAGCTTGACGGAGACGTTTCGCGGGTGCGCGCCTTCGAGCCCGAGAACGCCGCCTGA
- a CDS encoding LacI family DNA-binding transcriptional regulator: MPDRDTKGTVRNITDLARLAGVSPGTVSRALAGKTLVNAKTREKIEALAREHGFRPNQMASGLRRQKTGVIGVVIPLGHDTRQQISDSFFMTLLGFLADELTQHGYDLMLRRVVPDEDADWLDRFIGSGMIDGVIVIGQSDQFDRIEDVADGYNPMVVWGNHTEGQRHCVVGTDNRLGGRLAAERLIAAGARQIAFLGDTGPMEFAARFAGAQDAAARLGLPRVMALPTHLSPERASSEISGHLAAHGGYVDGIFAATDTLAALCLTELRNKGLSVPEDVKLVGFDDLPIARQTVPPLTTVRQDIAAGARGLVDLLLRRLAGETTESLVLPPELIVRKTA, translated from the coding sequence ATGCCGGATCGGGATACCAAAGGCACGGTACGCAACATCACCGATCTGGCGCGGCTGGCGGGCGTTTCCCCCGGCACGGTGAGCCGGGCGCTGGCGGGCAAGACCCTCGTCAACGCCAAGACCCGCGAGAAGATCGAGGCGCTCGCCCGCGAACACGGCTTCCGCCCCAACCAGATGGCAAGCGGCCTGCGGCGCCAGAAGACCGGCGTGATCGGGGTGGTCATTCCGCTCGGCCACGACACCCGCCAGCAGATTTCCGACAGCTTCTTCATGACCTTGCTCGGCTTCCTCGCCGACGAGCTGACCCAGCACGGCTATGACCTGATGCTGCGCCGCGTGGTGCCTGATGAGGATGCCGACTGGCTCGACCGTTTCATCGGCTCGGGCATGATCGACGGGGTGATCGTGATCGGCCAGTCCGATCAGTTCGACCGGATCGAAGATGTTGCCGATGGCTACAACCCGATGGTCGTGTGGGGCAATCACACCGAGGGCCAGCGGCACTGTGTGGTTGGAACGGACAACCGGCTGGGCGGCCGGCTGGCAGCAGAACGCCTGATTGCTGCCGGGGCAAGGCAGATCGCCTTCCTCGGCGATACCGGCCCGATGGAATTCGCCGCGCGCTTTGCCGGGGCGCAGGATGCCGCCGCGCGGCTGGGCCTGCCTCGCGTGATGGCGCTGCCGACGCATCTTTCCCCCGAACGCGCCAGCTCCGAAATTTCCGGACATCTCGCCGCGCATGGCGGCTATGTCGACGGGATCTTCGCGGCCACCGATACGCTGGCGGCGCTGTGCCTGACCGAACTGCGCAACAAGGGCCTGTCAGTGCCGGAGGACGTCAAGCTGGTCGGCTTCGATGACCTGCCGATCGCGCGCCAGACGGTGCCGCCGCTGACCACGGTGCGGCAGGATATCGCTGCGGGCGCGCGGGGCCTGGTCGATCTGCTGCTGCGGCGGCTGGCGGGAGAGACCACCGAAAGCCTCGTGCTCCCGCCCGAACTGATCGTGCGCAAGACGGCCTGA
- a CDS encoding DEAD/DEAH box helicase — MSFPDCPAGLAEALTARGYETLTPVQAAVLEADAHGRDLVVSAQTGSGKTVAFGLAFADQVLGEDGRVRRAAGPLALVIAPTRELALQVARELDWLYKSAGARIATCVGGMNPQVERRALAAGANIVVGTPGRLRDHLERGALDLSALSAVVLDEADEMLDMGFREELEEILDATPDERRVLMFSATMPRPIEALARRYQRNALRIETGTAERGHGDIAYQAVTVSPSEIENAVVNLLRFHEAETAILFCATRDNVRHLHATLQERGFGVVALSGEHSQSERNQALQALRDRRARVCVATDVAARGIDLPSLSLVIHVEIPRDAETLQHRSGRTGRAGKKGVAVLIVPFPRRKRVEAMLRHARINAEWTAAPDREAIIAADKVRLLDKLMQPVEVTDGDRELADKLLETKSPQEIAAMLVQAHRAAMPEPEELLAQSFEAQREAQKARHREGFEDTVWFRMDIGRRQNADPRWIMPLICRRGHITRNEIGAIRIAHAETYFQIPRAIAGKFADAVAATAGSEENGGYIAIEHSTEPPRMAARENARRGKPNAGPAPQRPFKAKPSAPGATQAKPRHFAKGPGKATGKPQGKFRGKPKGRD; from the coding sequence ATGTCTTTTCCCGATTGTCCCGCTGGCCTCGCCGAGGCCTTGACCGCGCGCGGCTACGAAACACTCACGCCCGTTCAGGCCGCCGTGCTGGAGGCGGACGCGCATGGTCGCGATCTGGTCGTCTCGGCGCAGACCGGTTCGGGCAAGACGGTCGCTTTCGGGCTGGCCTTTGCCGATCAGGTGCTGGGCGAGGATGGACGGGTGCGCCGCGCCGCCGGGCCGCTGGCGCTGGTGATTGCCCCTACCCGCGAACTGGCGCTGCAGGTCGCGCGTGAACTCGACTGGCTCTACAAATCGGCCGGTGCGCGCATTGCCACCTGCGTGGGCGGGATGAACCCGCAGGTCGAACGCCGGGCGCTCGCGGCAGGCGCAAACATCGTGGTCGGCACGCCGGGGCGTCTGCGCGATCATCTCGAACGCGGTGCGCTTGACCTGTCCGCGCTGTCAGCCGTGGTGCTGGACGAAGCCGACGAGATGCTCGACATGGGCTTTCGCGAGGAGCTGGAGGAAATCCTCGACGCGACCCCGGATGAACGCCGGGTGCTGATGTTCTCGGCCACCATGCCCCGCCCGATCGAAGCCCTTGCCCGCCGCTATCAGCGCAATGCGCTGCGGATCGAGACCGGGACGGCGGAACGCGGGCATGGCGATATTGCCTATCAGGCGGTCACCGTCTCACCCTCGGAAATCGAGAACGCGGTGGTCAACCTGCTGCGCTTTCACGAGGCGGAAACCGCGATCCTGTTCTGTGCGACGCGCGACAATGTCCGCCACCTCCATGCGACCTTGCAGGAGCGCGGCTTCGGCGTCGTCGCGCTGTCGGGCGAACATTCGCAGTCGGAACGCAATCAGGCGCTCCAGGCCCTGCGCGATCGCCGTGCGCGGGTGTGCGTGGCGACCGATGTGGCAGCGCGCGGGATCGACTTGCCCTCACTCAGCCTCGTCATTCATGTCGAAATTCCGCGCGATGCCGAAACCTTGCAGCACCGTTCGGGCCGGACGGGCCGCGCCGGCAAGAAGGGCGTGGCCGTGCTGATCGTTCCCTTCCCGCGCCGCAAGCGGGTGGAAGCGATGCTGCGCCATGCCCGGATCAACGCCGAATGGACCGCCGCGCCTGACCGCGAAGCGATCATCGCAGCCGACAAGGTGCGCCTGCTCGACAAGCTGATGCAGCCCGTCGAAGTGACCGATGGCGATCGCGAACTGGCGGACAAGCTGCTGGAAACGAAGAGCCCGCAGGAGATCGCGGCGATGCTGGTACAGGCCCACCGCGCCGCCATGCCCGAACCCGAGGAACTGCTGGCGCAGAGTTTCGAAGCACAGCGCGAGGCGCAGAAAGCCCGCCACCGCGAGGGCTTCGAGGATACGGTGTGGTTCCGGATGGATATCGGCCGCCGCCAGAACGCCGATCCGCGCTGGATCATGCCGCTCATCTGCCGCCGCGGCCATATCACCCGCAATGAAATCGGCGCGATCCGCATCGCCCATGCCGAAACCTATTTCCAGATCCCCCGTGCCATTGCAGGCAAATTTGCAGACGCGGTCGCAGCAACAGCGGGGAGCGAGGAGAATGGCGGCTATATTGCCATCGAGCATTCTACCGAGCCGCCGCGCATGGCCGCGCGCGAGAATGCCCGGCGCGGCAAGCCCAATGCCGGCCCCGCCCCGCAGCGCCCCTTCAAGGCCAAGCCCTCTGCTCCGGGGGCCACTCAGGCCAAGCCCCGGCATTTTGCCAAGGGGCCGGGCAAGGCGACGGGAAAGCCGCAGGGCAAGTTCAGGGGCAAACCCAAGGGCCGCGATTAA
- a CDS encoding alpha/beta hydrolase, with protein sequence MFRLIAAVLALLGLAAPLAAEEQGRLIEYERVPAAGLPDQRLTIWLPPGYDAGDARYPVLYMHDGHNLFDVKNSNFDKIWAADKAMLTVVASGKVEPHIIIGIWAPGADRHRQYLPRSLYEATSGSLRAQMNMMTSGGQVISDRYLEWIAGPLKSWADASFRTRPGRDDTAIVGSSMGGLMSCYAFLERADVFGRAGCISSHWPAFDPRAVTAGGDEAGLAALWDAWFAARLGQPDGRRVWMDHGTATLDQFYAPYQQVIDARFASAGWQKGRDWESKVYEGAEHEENAWAARLPEIFGWLLAKRD encoded by the coding sequence ATGTTCCGCTTGATTGCTGCCGTTCTGGCGCTGCTGGGTCTCGCCGCGCCGCTCGCTGCTGAGGAGCAAGGGCGGCTCATCGAATATGAACGCGTTCCCGCAGCAGGCCTACCCGACCAGCGCCTGACGATCTGGCTGCCGCCCGGCTATGACGCGGGCGACGCGCGCTATCCGGTGCTCTACATGCACGATGGACACAACCTGTTCGATGTGAAGAACAGCAATTTCGACAAGATCTGGGCGGCGGACAAGGCGATGCTGACCGTCGTCGCCAGCGGCAAGGTTGAACCGCATATCATCATCGGCATCTGGGCGCCTGGGGCGGACCGGCACCGGCAATATCTCCCCCGCAGCCTCTATGAAGCGACCAGCGGTTCGCTGCGGGCGCAGATGAACATGATGACCAGTGGCGGTCAGGTGATCTCCGACCGCTATCTCGAATGGATCGCGGGACCGCTGAAATCGTGGGCTGATGCGAGCTTCCGCACCCGTCCGGGGCGTGACGATACCGCCATCGTCGGATCGAGCATGGGCGGGCTGATGAGCTGCTATGCCTTCCTCGAACGCGCCGACGTGTTCGGGCGGGCGGGATGCATCTCCTCGCACTGGCCAGCGTTCGATCCGCGCGCCGTGACGGCAGGGGGCGACGAGGCCGGGCTGGCGGCGCTGTGGGACGCTTGGTTCGCGGCAAGGCTCGGCCAGCCTGACGGGCGCCGGGTATGGATGGACCACGGCACCGCGACGCTTGATCAGTTTTACGCGCCCTATCAGCAGGTCATTGACGCAAGGTTCGCAAGCGCGGGCTGGCAGAAGGGCCGTGACTGGGAGAGCAAGGTCTACGAAGGCGCCGAGCACGAGGAAAACGCCTGGGCCGCGCGCCTGCCCGAGATTTTCGGCTGGCTGCTGGCGAAGCGCGATTAA
- the eda gene encoding bifunctional 4-hydroxy-2-oxoglutarate aldolase/2-dehydro-3-deoxy-phosphogluconate aldolase, protein MNIDAIMRTAPVIPVIVIEDVAHAVPLAEALVEGGLRVLEVTLRTAAALDAIRAMKQVPGAIVGAGTVLNPRDLDAALEAGSEFIVSPGLTEPLGKAAIAAGVPFLPGIANAGDIMRGLDLGLDRFKFFPAMAAGGLPALKALAAPFGNVRFCPTGGISLENAPEWLAFDPVLCVGGSWVSPKGAPDKAVVETLAKEAFGLR, encoded by the coding sequence ATGAATATCGACGCCATCATGCGCACCGCGCCGGTCATTCCGGTGATCGTGATCGAGGATGTGGCCCACGCTGTCCCGCTGGCCGAGGCGCTGGTGGAAGGCGGATTACGCGTGCTCGAAGTCACGCTCCGCACCGCGGCCGCGCTCGATGCGATCCGGGCGATGAAGCAGGTTCCTGGCGCGATTGTCGGCGCAGGCACGGTACTGAACCCGCGTGATCTTGACGCGGCGCTGGAAGCGGGGAGCGAGTTCATCGTCTCGCCCGGCCTCACCGAACCGCTGGGCAAGGCGGCGATTGCGGCGGGTGTGCCGTTCCTGCCCGGCATTGCCAATGCGGGCGACATCATGCGCGGGCTCGATCTCGGGCTTGACCGGTTCAAGTTCTTCCCGGCGATGGCGGCGGGTGGCCTGCCCGCCCTGAAGGCGCTGGCCGCGCCTTTCGGCAATGTCCGCTTCTGCCCGACCGGCGGGATCTCCCTTGAGAACGCGCCCGAATGGCTCGCCTTCGATCCGGTGCTGTGCGTCGGCGGGAGCTGGGTCTCCCCCAAGGGCGCGCCCGACAAGGCGGTGGTGGAGACGCTGGCGAAAGAGGCTTTCGGCTTGCGTTAA
- a CDS encoding TonB-dependent receptor, protein MKLRHALCASAALSGLLATPAFAQDDVAEDEGSEIIVTAVARGQNRIESSVSVSTIGADTIANLAAPSAADLIRQIPGIRSEASGGEGNANIAVRGIPVSTGGARYIQLQEDGLPILEFGDIIFGNADNFLRADRSVARVEAVRGGSASTFASNAPGAVINFISKTGQLEGGAIQASVGLDFESYRLDFDYGAPLAEDLYFHVGGFYRTGEGPRDIGYNGFDGGQIKANITKEFDSGYIRFHAKYLDDRTPTILPQPVRVGGTGGNPDYQAIPGFDPRRDSLYSPFLNPAVTLDGNNNPASFDFREGLSVQSLAFGIESEFDVGGGWTVTNRFRFADNSGSFQSPFPAGVDAAQTVANNPFLIDDDNNPETPRVLPPGFGGARLSFASGPNAGQAITNPGTLGGNGLLAEVVVFNVRLNSLDNVTNDFRVNKQFDFGGGSANFTTGFYMSRQTINTDWLWTSHVQTVQGDGQAVLVDIADPNGNLVTQNGTIGFGASFFGNCCRRNYDVDYSTYAPFASLSLELDRLTIDASIRYDFGDASGTITGTDSGFGIGLTSFDFDNNGAISPAEAQTSVLPLGNARPVNYDFDYFSFSLGANYLVTDDLGVFARYSQGGRHTADRSLFSPAVSAVDGSLPGGDAGVIARVDQLEAGLKYQSGGLALYATGFYAETSETNVDIAPVVLFDTTFEAFGIELEGAYRTGPFTLSAGATWTDAEIKDALNPDTIGNTPRRQADLVYQATAQYDTRQFTLGANIVGTTESFTQDNNDLVLPAFAQVNAFLAFRPIERVELGLNATNLFNATGFTEAEEGSIPANGLVRARSIAGRTVLASVRFDF, encoded by the coding sequence ATGAAACTGCGTCACGCGCTTTGCGCGAGTGCTGCCCTGTCCGGCCTGCTTGCAACCCCCGCCTTCGCTCAGGATGATGTGGCCGAGGATGAAGGCAGCGAGATCATCGTCACCGCCGTTGCCCGCGGCCAGAACCGCATCGAAAGCTCGGTTTCGGTCAGCACCATCGGGGCCGACACCATCGCCAATCTGGCCGCGCCGTCCGCAGCCGACCTGATTCGCCAGATCCCCGGCATCCGCTCGGAAGCCTCGGGCGGTGAAGGCAATGCCAACATCGCGGTGCGCGGTATCCCGGTTTCCACCGGCGGTGCGCGCTACATCCAGCTGCAGGAAGACGGCCTGCCGATCCTCGAATTCGGCGACATCATCTTCGGCAATGCCGACAACTTCCTGCGCGCCGATCGCTCGGTCGCCCGCGTCGAAGCGGTGCGTGGCGGCTCGGCCTCGACCTTCGCCTCGAACGCGCCGGGTGCGGTGATCAACTTCATTTCCAAGACCGGCCAGCTGGAAGGCGGCGCGATCCAGGCCAGCGTCGGCCTCGACTTCGAAAGCTACCGGCTCGATTTCGACTACGGCGCGCCACTGGCGGAAGATCTCTATTTCCATGTCGGCGGCTTCTACCGCACTGGGGAAGGCCCGCGCGATATTGGCTACAACGGCTTTGACGGCGGCCAGATCAAGGCCAACATCACCAAGGAATTCGACAGCGGCTACATCCGCTTCCACGCCAAGTATCTCGATGATCGCACCCCCACCATCCTGCCGCAGCCGGTGCGCGTCGGCGGGACGGGCGGCAACCCGGATTATCAGGCGATCCCCGGTTTCGATCCGCGCAGGGATTCGCTCTACAGCCCGTTCCTGAACCCGGCGGTGACGCTGGATGGCAACAACAACCCGGCCAGCTTCGACTTCCGTGAAGGCCTGTCGGTGCAGAGCCTTGCCTTCGGGATCGAAAGCGAGTTCGACGTCGGCGGCGGCTGGACGGTGACCAACCGGTTCCGCTTTGCCGACAATTCCGGCAGCTTCCAGTCGCCCTTCCCGGCCGGGGTCGATGCCGCGCAGACGGTCGCCAACAACCCGTTCCTGATCGACGACGACAACAACCCCGAAACCCCGCGCGTGCTGCCCCCCGGCTTCGGCGGGGCGCGGCTGTCCTTTGCCAGCGGCCCGAACGCCGGTCAGGCGATCACAAACCCCGGCACGCTTGGCGGGAACGGCCTGCTGGCGGAAGTCGTGGTGTTCAACGTCCGGCTGAACAGCCTCGACAACGTTACCAATGATTTCCGCGTCAACAAGCAGTTCGATTTCGGCGGCGGCTCGGCCAATTTCACCACCGGCTTCTACATGTCGCGCCAGACGATCAACACCGATTGGCTGTGGACCAGCCACGTTCAGACGGTGCAGGGCGATGGCCAGGCGGTGCTGGTGGATATCGCCGATCCGAACGGCAATCTTGTTACTCAGAACGGCACGATCGGTTTCGGGGCGAGCTTCTTCGGCAATTGCTGCCGCCGCAATTACGACGTCGACTATTCGACCTATGCGCCCTTTGCCTCGCTTTCGCTGGAGCTGGACCGGCTGACCATCGACGCCTCGATCCGTTACGATTTCGGCGATGCCAGCGGCACCATCACAGGCACGGACAGCGGCTTCGGGATCGGGCTGACCAGCTTCGACTTCGACAATAACGGCGCGATCAGCCCGGCTGAGGCACAAACCAGTGTGCTACCGCTCGGCAATGCCCGTCCGGTCAATTACGACTTCGACTATTTCAGCTTCTCGCTCGGCGCGAACTACCTCGTGACCGACGATCTGGGCGTGTTCGCGCGCTACAGCCAGGGCGGGCGCCACACGGCCGACCGCAGCCTGTTCTCGCCCGCAGTGAGCGCGGTCGACGGCAGCCTGCCGGGCGGCGATGCCGGGGTGATCGCGCGGGTCGATCAGCTGGAAGCGGGTCTAAAGTACCAGTCCGGCGGTCTCGCGCTCTATGCCACCGGTTTCTATGCCGAAACTTCGGAAACCAATGTCGACATCGCGCCGGTGGTGCTGTTCGACACCACTTTCGAAGCCTTCGGGATCGAACTGGAAGGTGCCTATCGCACCGGGCCGTTCACCCTCTCGGCAGGTGCGACCTGGACCGATGCGGAGATCAAGGACGCGCTCAACCCAGACACCATCGGCAACACCCCGCGCCGTCAGGCCGATCTGGTCTATCAGGCGACCGCGCAATACGACACCCGGCAGTTCACGCTCGGCGCCAACATCGTCGGCACCACGGAAAGCTTCACGCAGGACAATAATGACCTCGTCCTGCCCGCCTTTGCGCAGGTGAACGCCTTCCTCGCCTTCCGCCCGATTGAGCGGGTCGAGCTGGGCCTCAACGCCACCAACCTGTTCAACGCCACAGGCTTCACCGAGGCGGAGGAAGGCTCGATCCCGGCCAACGGGCTGGTGCGCGCACGCTCCATCGCTGGTCGCACGGTACTTGCCTCGGTTCGGTTTGATTTCTGA